Genomic window (Kangiella profundi):
CAGTTGTCGACTCAGAGGGTGTTATGGGGCAGGTCGTTGAAGTGTCGCTATCAACCAGTCGCATGATAATGCTTAATGACCAAAAACATGCCATTCCAGTTCGAAATGATCGCAATGGACTAAGAGCGATTGCGCAGGGCGATGGTCAGTTGTTGTTCTTACGTCATCTTCCAAATACTACGGATATTCGCGAGGGCGACTTGTTATTAAGTTCCGGGCTGGGCGAAAAGTTTCCTGATGGCTATCCAGTTGCCAAAGTGATTTCTGTTACCAAGCAAACAGCTCAGCCTTACGCACAAATTATTGCCGAACCAACTGCCAACATTAATACAGCCAATCATGTGCTGTTGCTTTGGCCTTATGAGCCAACAACAAACTCTGTGACAGAAGAGCAGCCGGAAGCAACGGAGAACTAGGCAATGAAGACCATGACTAATGAAACCAAACATGGAACCTGGATTATAATCCTGAGCCTGATCATCGGTATGGTTTTGGATATCTTTCCGCTTCCCGAAAGCTGGCAACCTTTCAGACCAAGTTTTACTTTCCTGGTTTTAGCATACTGGATAATTGCATTACCTCACCGAATTGGTTTGTTGTGGGCATTTACCACTGGACTGGCAATGGATGCACTGCTCGGTACTACGCTTGGTCTGCATAGCTTTGCATTAGCAATTCTGACTTTTATTTTACAGCTGAACCATCAACGACTTCGTTTATTCCCGTTATGGAAACAGGCTTTTACCATGGTGTTTCTGAGTATCATTTATTTTGCCATTGTACTGTGGCTGGCGCGCCTTACCGGAAAGCCTGAGAGTAATATCTGGTATTGGCTAGCAACCATAACTAACGGCATTTTATGGCCATGGTTATTCGTTTTGTTACGTGATATTCGACGTTATTTCCATGTGGTTTAGGCTGGCCATGAGCCCATGTTGGCTAAGCAATTTATATCAGTATGTTATTTAAGGAGGCTTGATGTTCGACCAAATCTATTTGGCTTCCGCTTCTCCACGCCGAAAAGAATTATTGAATCAACTGGGTGTTTCCTTCACTCAGGTTGCTAACGATTTTGATGAAACACCATTAGCTAATGAATCCGCTGAAGACTATGTTAAACGACTGGCCATTGGCAAAGCGAGTTCGGCACTGCCTTTTTGCGATCCTGAACATTCCCTGCCCATACTTGGTGCTGACACGATTGTTGTCTTGAATGGGATATTTTTAGGCAAACCCAAAGATCTGGACGAAGCCAAGTTAATGCTGCGCCAATTATCCGGACACACTCATCAGGTCTATAGCGGCGTTAGTCTCTGCTATGAGGATAAGGAGTTGTGGCAGATTTCAAAAAGTGACGTGACTTTCAGTCAATTATCTCAGCAAACTATTGATGCCTATTGCGACACAGAGGAACCGCTTGGTAAAGCTGGTTCATATGCAATTCAGGGAGTGGCTGGTAGTTTTGTAACTAGTATCAATGGTAGTTACAGCGGAATTGTTGGGTTACCATTGTTTGAAACCAGAATTCTGTTTGAGCAGATGCAGGTTAAGCATTTGCTGTCATCTCGCTTGTCACCTGAGCTCTTACCTCAAGAAGGAGGGCAATAAATTTATGCGTGATGAAATCTTAATCAATGTCACTCCACAGGAAACGCGCGTTGCCTTGGTGGAAAATGGTGTGTTACAGGAAGTTCACCTGGAGCGTACCAGCAATCGCGGTATTGTCGGAAATATTTATAAAGGAATTGTGCGGCGGGTAATGCCGGGTATGCAGGCAGCATTTGTCGATATTGGACATGACCGAGCTGCTTTCTTGCATGTGGCTGATATTGTTGCCATCAAGAGCGATGAAGACAAGCAAGCTGTTGAAGGCTCTGAGCTTCTGGATAAACAAGAGTCACATGAAGCCGATATTACAACTTTACTGCATGAAGGGCAGAAAATTATTGTTCAGGTCATCAAAGACCCCATCGGTAGTAAAGGTGCACGCCTGACCACACATATTACAATCCCGTCGCGCTTTCTGGTGCTGATGCCGGATAATCCTCATGTGGGGGTTTCACAACGAATTGAAGATCTTGATGAGCGAACTCGCCTAAAGGATCTGTTAGCAGATACCGACTTTGGCAGCGATACCGGATATATCATTAGGACTGCCGCAGAAGGTGCCAGCGATATTGAACTCGATCGTGACGTAAAATTTTTATCGAAGTTGTGGAGTGGTATTAGCGAGAAAGGGAAGACTGCGAAAGCTCCTCAGTTAATCCATGAAGACCTTGCCTTAGAACTTAGAATCATGCGAGATATTATTGAAGATGATATTGAGCGGGTCAGAGTGGATAACCAGAAAAGCTCTAAGCGTATTATGAACTTTGTCATGGAGTTCATGCCTGATATAAAAAATAGAATTGAATTATATGAAGGCGAGCGTCCAATTTTTGATCTCTATAATATTGAAGAAGAAATCAAAAGAGCATTGGAAAGAAAAGTGCCGCTTAAGTCTGGTGGTTATCTGATTATTGATCAGACCGAAGCCATGACAACAGTAGATGTTAATACGGGTGCATTCATAGGTCATAAAAATCTGGAAGAAACAATTTTCAGAACCAACCTGGAAGCAGCAACTGCGTTGGCTCGCCAGCTTCGATTACGTAATCTGGGCGGTATTATTATTGTCGACTTTATCGATATGCAGGATGAAGAACATAAGCGCCAGGTATTACGCACATTGGAAAAAGCTGTGGAGCGCGATCACGTTAAAACCTCAATATCAGAAGTGTCAACATTAGGTCTGGTTGAGATGACCCGCAAACGCTCTCGAGAAAGTCTTGAGCGTTTAATGTGTGAACCCTGTCAGCAGTGTAACGGCCGAGGTTTTGTGAAAACACCGGTTACGGTTTGTTACGAAATATTCAGAGAAATCAGTCGAGCATCACGCGCTTATGATGTACAAAAGTTTTTAGTGCTGGCAAATCAGGAAGTCATTGACTGCTTACTGGATGAAGAAGCCAGTAGTCTAGCTGAGCTCGAAGTTGATATTGATAAACCTATTCGATTACAGGTAGAGAGTCTCTACTCTCCTGATCAGTTTGACGTTGTATTAATGTAATACGGAAGTCGAATGTTAAAAGGCATCATCACTACAATTCGAAGATGGTTAACCAAATTACTTTGGTTGGCCTCCATTGTTGTGATCCTTTTTGTGTTATTGGTTTCAGTTGTTAAGCTCATTCTTCCTTACTGGTTAGATGATAAAGAAACTGTTATTGAACTGGTTGAGCAGCAAATTGGCGGTGAGTTTGATTATCAGGAACTGGTTATAGACTGGACCCGGTTTAGACCGACGGTTTACTTGCAGGAAGTCAGCTGGAAAAGTAACGACCACAGGCTTCAAATATCAAGTGAGCGAAATACCATTGAGTTAAATTTATGGCAAAGTCTGATCGATGGCTACTTACAGACAGAGTCTGTAGAAGTTAATGGTGTAAAGCTGAGTTATACACTAAATGACTTAACTCCAGAAGCAGATCCGAATGAGGTCTCAGAATTTTCAATAAACCGATTAAAACTTGCATTACAAATGCATCCGGAAATTTTGCAGCAACGTAAAATTTCTCTCCGTGATGTAACTTTAACAGCAAGGCACCAGGGTAATAGTCGAACCCTGGTGGCTCCTCTTATTCTGTACACAAAGCTTGGCAACGAACGCCAACTAATTATAGATGCTCGTAGTGAACTATTTTCTAGTGGCCGATTTGTGATTGAAAGTGTTGGTCAGCCGCTTTCTGAAAATAGTCATGTTGATCTGTATGCTTCACTTGAAGATACCGATATAAAATCATTAGCAAAATTTTTAAATCTCAAGCAGGATTATCCAGTTGATCTCATCAATGCAAAAATATGGTTGACCTATGAAGGTGATCGCCCCGTTGAAGGTTACAGTCAAATTCTCGCTTCCGGTGATCAATCTAGAATTGCTCAGCTGGATGGAGCTATTAGATTCAGTTCTGATGATGCTGGTTTTCGTATAGCCAGCGACCGTTTTCATTTAATAGAACGCGTTGGATTAAATGATACGGAACAACAAACAGAGCAAGAAGAGCTTCTGGTTGAGTTTGACAGTGAGTTTAATGTCACTGTTGAACGTAATGATTCAGGGGCCAGCTGGGACATGTCTGCTGACAACTTTCCTATTAGCTATTTGGTAACCTCAATTAAACCTTTCTTGCCTGCTGAACATTTTGAGTTGGCTTCTGGATTAGAGCCTGATGGGCATATTCATAAGTTTCATCTTATAGCAGAGCAGTCACAAGAAACATTTAACCCTATTCATGCTGATATTCATTTAAGCGATCTGTTAATAAATGAATATCAGGAAACTCCAGGTTTTAAGCTAGATCAGATAACAATCAATGATGAAGATGGAAAATGGCGAGTTGAGCTTTTCGCTAAAAATAGTCAGCTTGTAAGCAGCAGTTGGCTTAAAAGTCCGATCGACATCGAGGAGTTATCTTTCAATGGTCTAATAACGAGTGATCGTCAATCCAACATTGAAATTGATGAGTTGAAAGTTATTAACCCTGACCTATCCATTAGGGCAGAGGGACAAGTAAGTTTAACTGAGGATAGCAAGGGCCAGCCTGATGTGGAGTTAGCACTTTACGCGGAAGCTACTGATATCAATATTTCAGAGTTGCATCGTTACTGGCCAACAAAGGGAATGAAACAGAAGACAGTCGAATACCTGAATCAAAGCTTGCTTGGCGGCACTGTCAGTAAAGCCAAATTTTTGATGCGCGGTAACCTCGCAAACTTTCCATATCAGGATGGTACTGGGCAATTTTATATCGAAGCTGATACACAAGATGTGACATTTAAGTTTGATCCTGAGTGGCCTCAGGCAGAACAGATCAATGCCAAGGCAATTTTTGATAACGATACCATGAGTATTGTTGCGAATTCAGGCCAGCTTCTTGGAAGTCAGGTCAATCAAGCCACTGCAACTATCGATTCTTTCAGTAATGATATTTCGATGCTGGTAATTACTGTTGATGCGCAGGCAACTGATGCCAGCTACCTGGCCTTACATCAGAACTCCCCTTTGAAAGAGGATATAGGGGATGCCGTCACTGACTTCGTTATCAATAAACCGATAAATCCAACGCTTGAAATTACAATTCCACTAGGCAACGATGTTCCCGCTTCGCTGAAAGGTGTGATACCACTTGATGGACATCAGATTTCATTAAAAGACTATCCGTTAAAACTTGATAGTGTAAAAGGGATTGTTCATTTCACAGAAAATGGTGCTTACTCAGAAAAATTACGTGGAAACCTTTGGGGTAATCCGTTCTCAATTGATGTCAAAGTTGATGAGTACACTGGTGATGATGATTTGGTCAAACTTGATGCCAGATCAAACTTTTCAGCTGGCAAAGTGTTTGATGCAAATAACATTCAATCACCGCTAAGTATTACTGGCAGCAGTGAGTTAGTGGTGCGTTATCGGGTAGCTGACAATGCCAACCAGTCTTTGATTATGAGAACTGATTTAAAAGGCACTGAAATAATTGGTCCTGATTGGTTAAGTAAGCAAAAAGAAGAAGCTGCCGATGTGTTGATAACACTTTTCGAGTCAAATGGTAAAGTTCAATCACGGGCTATTTATCGAAACTCTATCTCATCTCAGTTGAAATTCAGCAGTGATGATATCAATGATGTTAATGGGGTGATTGCAGTAGGAAATCTTGCGACAGCAAAAATTCCAGCTCCACAGAATGGAGTGGCTATTCGTGGAGAGTTTAATGAAATTAAAAGTTATGACTGGATTAATAGCTTACAACTTAAAAGTGGCGGGGCATTCAGTTGGCCTAAGTGGATTAACGATATTGATATCAAAACACCATCACTTGATGTTGCTGGCCAGAAGCTGCATGAAGTACACCTGACCGATGAGCAGCTGGCTGGGCAGTACTTACGATTTAGAATGACGGCAAAAGAAGGGAAGGGAAGCTTAACTTTCTATGATGATGGTCGTAAGCATGTTGTTGTTGATGAGCTGGATATAGTTCTGGAGCCATTTAGCAAGTTATCGGACGATGATATCCATTTGGAAAAGTCGGCTTTGTATAACTGGCAGCTTGAGTGTGCATCCTGTCGTATCAATGGTATTGATACTGGCGTGTTAACTTTAGTTACACAGAAAACAGAGCAGGGTGTTTCAATTCAAGGCGATAGCAAAATTGAGGGCTTATTATCAGCTTATCTTGAGGGAAGTTGGAAAGGAGATTTAAGCAAAGTTAACATTACTTTTACCTCTCCGAATGCAGGTCGCTTATTGCAACGTTGGGGCTACGGTGATGGTATCCGAGATACCAGCACTGAAGGAAAGCTTGAATTGAGTTGGCAGGGTGGCTGGCATCAATTTGAGTTAAACAAAAGTAATGGCAGCTTCACAGTTAACACCGGACAGGGTGTGGTACGAGAGTTGAGTGATCGCCAGGCCCGTGTATTCAGCCTGTTATCCTTACAAAGTTTACGTCGACGATTATCGCTGGACTTTAGAGATCTGTTCGAGGATGGTTTTTTCTATGATTCCATCAATGGTAATTTCACCATTAAGCAGGGTGTAGTCCATAGCGATCGAGTGTCTATTAATGGTGCAACGGCGGAAGTCACGATTACAGGCTCAACTGATCTGGTTAATAATACCGTTGATCAAAATGTTGTGGTAATTCCAAAATTGGGTTCAAGCTTACCAGTATTAGCTGGCTGGGCAATTGAGCCTACCACCGGTTTAATTATGCTGTTAATCAATAAAATCTTTGAGCCTGTCTTAGATGTTGTTGTTCGAATTGAATATAACATCAAGGGTGATTTATCAAATCCAGAAGTAATTGAAGTTGATAAGAAGTCAAAAGAAATTGTCGTGCCTGACGAAGAAGTTCTCGATGAGGCGGAAGATAAACCTATTGTTGAAAGTGAATTAATATTGAACGAAGAAGCTCAGGAAACCCAGCTTCCGGAACAACAAAAAGATAGAACTGACTCCAATGGTGAGGAGTTAGATGCTTCTTCGGAACAGCAGAAAGAGGATGATGGAAATGAATAAGCAATTAGTGGTTGGCTTAGTACAAATGACTTCATCCAGCCGTATAGAAGATAATCTCGAAAGGGCAGAAGCTATCATTGAACAGCTGGTTGAGCAGGGTGCAGAAGTCATTGTGTTGCCTGAAAGTTTTGCCTTGATGGAAAAATATAACGGTCAGAAGCTGGAGCATCTCGAGCAGCATGGGAATGGTCTCATTCAAAGCTGGATGTCCTCGATTGCCAGAAAGCAGAAGGTGCTATTGGTTGGCGGAACGATTGCTATACAGTCTGACATTGAAAGCCGTCCCTATGCACGTTGTTATATATATGACGAACAGGGCATTGAGCTTACTCACTATGACAAAATTCATATGTTTGATGTATCAGTAAAAGAGGGTGAAAGTTACTCAGAGTCTGCAAATACTTTAGCTGGTGAGAGGCCTGTAGTATTTGAGTGGAATAACATTAAGTTTGGATGCTCCGTATGTTATGACCTTCGCTTTCCAGAGTTATACCGATATTATCAAACGCACAACGTAGACGTTATTCTAGCTCCTTCTGCCTTCACTTTGGCTACCGGCAAGGTTCACTGGAAATTATTACTTCAGGCCCGTGCAGTTGAAAACTTAGCTTTTGTAGTAGCGCCTAATCAAACCGGAACCCATGATAACCAGCGTAAAACTTATGGGCACAGCATGACAGTCGATCCATGGGGTGCTATTGTCGGTGAGTTGGCTGAGCAACAAGGTGGTCTTCTGTGCAATTTGGATTTATCAAAAATAGAAACCATCAAAGAAAAATTCCCGGTTCATCAACACCGAAAACTAATGAGTTAATACTGAATGAAATCATTATTAGAACAGGTTGAAACGAATTTATTCCAGGAGAGTGACCTCCATCTGGAAAATTTACAGACTGCAATTCTTAAGCTACATGCTTTTGATATAGATTATTCAGACATCTTCATTCAGGAAGTTCAACATCAATACTGGCAACTGGAAGATGGTATCGTTAAGGATGCTAGCTTCAACTTGAATAAAGGGCTTGGTGTTCGGGCTATAGAAGGCGAGAAAACTAGCTTTGCTTATGCGAATCAGCTGCAACTTCAAGCTCTTGAAAATGCTATTACTGCAGCTTCAAGCATGAGTCGTTCAGGTCAGGAAAAAGTGATTGCTTTTAATGTACTCACTCCTCAATCTCTCTACACAAGCAAGCCAGTTTTATTCGATGTGGCTCAGCAGCAGAAAATTGACTTGTTGAGGGAGCTCGATGCCAAAGCTCGCCATCTTGATGAGAAAGTTCAGCAGGTTATCGTGAGCTTATCAGCGGTAGATGAACAGATGTTGGTGTTGGCAAGTGATGGTGTGGTTGCTGCTGATATCCGTCCAATGATTCGGCTTAATGTATCTGTAATCGTCGAGCATCAGGGGCGACGTGAACGCGGAAGCGCAGGCCTGGGTGGTCGTTATGGGTGGCAGGAATTGATGCAGGCTGATCTCAATGGCTTGGCTAAAACTGCGGTGACGCAGGCCCTAATTAATCTTGAAGCAATCGATGCGCCGGCGGGTATGATGCCTGTAGTTTTAGGCAGTGGCTGGCCAGGAGTATTGCTACATGAAGCTGTTGGACACGGCCTTGAGGGTGATTTTAACCGAAAGGGTTCATCAGCATACGCCAACAAAATAGGTCAGCAGGTGGCGTCAAGTTTATGCACAGTAGTAGATGATGGTACTTTGCCTAATCAGAGAGGCTCCTTGAGTGTGGATGATGAGGGTACAGTAACTCAGTCTACCGTATTAATAGAAAATGGCGTGCTCAAGGGCTACATGCAGGATAAACATAATGCACGGTTAATGGGGCAGTCGGCTACAGGTAATGGCCGTCGCGAGTCATATGCACATTTACCTATGCCGCGTATGACCAATACATTTATGAAGTCCGGCGATTCAGATCCCGAAGAAATCATTAAAAGTGTTAAAAAAGGTATTTATGCGCCAAACTTTGCTGGTGGGCAGGTTGATATCACATCAGGTAATTTTGTCTTTAGCGCCAGTGAGGCTTATCTGATTGAAAATGGTAAAATTACAGCACCGATTAAAGGCGCAACTTTAACCGGCAACGGCCCCGAAGTATTGAAGCGGGTCAGTATGGTTGGCAATGACAGTAAGCTTGATCCTGGAATAGGAGTTTGCGGTAAGGATGGTCAGAGTGTTGCTGTATGTGTAGGTCAGCCAACCTTGAAAGTTGATCAAATGACGGTTGGTGGGACTAAGGTTTGATTTTTAATCCAACCTTTGCCTTATGTCCATGGTATTTTAAAGTTTAAGTTTTGAAATTGCAGACATGTTTAAGGTATATAGGTTTTGTTAATAGGGGCACATTAATCAACTTTAAATTTCGCTTTTCAGCGAGTTCCTTTTCTTTGCTTGTCCAAAGAAAAGGAACCAAAAGAAACGACACCCCGATATTGAGGTCACGCTTTGCGTGACTTCCTACGTCACTTCCAAAATACTTAACGCACCAGAATTTACATCACATCCTTGTGCTGAAAATTCTTATCAAAATCATCCACGATTTTGATTGCTATATTTTGTCCGTGCCTTAGCTCAATATTAAGGGGGATAATGGGGGCTAACCTTCAAGTGACAATTTATTTAATAACATCAACAATAAATATTAATGCTTAGGCTCTAGTTCTCTTCGCTAAACCGCATATTATCTCGCAGATAACGGAATAGTTCGCGTTGGACTTTAGGAGCTTTATTGAGCTCCTTTTCTTTTTGGGCATTGCGAACCATTTGTCTGAGTTGCTGGCGATCCAATGTTGGCTCCAGTTGCAGTAACTCGAAGGTTGCTTTATCACCTTCGTTCATCAGACGGTCTCGCCATTGTTCCAGCAAATGTTGTTTGCGCACTTCCAGTT
Coding sequences:
- the mreD gene encoding rod shape-determining protein MreD — its product is MKTMTNETKHGTWIIILSLIIGMVLDIFPLPESWQPFRPSFTFLVLAYWIIALPHRIGLLWAFTTGLAMDALLGTTLGLHSFALAILTFILQLNHQRLRLFPLWKQAFTMVFLSIIYFAIVLWLARLTGKPESNIWYWLATITNGILWPWLFVLLRDIRRYFHVV
- a CDS encoding Maf family protein — its product is MFDQIYLASASPRRKELLNQLGVSFTQVANDFDETPLANESAEDYVKRLAIGKASSALPFCDPEHSLPILGADTIVVLNGIFLGKPKDLDEAKLMLRQLSGHTHQVYSGVSLCYEDKELWQISKSDVTFSQLSQQTIDAYCDTEEPLGKAGSYAIQGVAGSFVTSINGSYSGIVGLPLFETRILFEQMQVKHLLSSRLSPELLPQEGGQ
- the rng gene encoding ribonuclease G → MRDEILINVTPQETRVALVENGVLQEVHLERTSNRGIVGNIYKGIVRRVMPGMQAAFVDIGHDRAAFLHVADIVAIKSDEDKQAVEGSELLDKQESHEADITTLLHEGQKIIVQVIKDPIGSKGARLTTHITIPSRFLVLMPDNPHVGVSQRIEDLDERTRLKDLLADTDFGSDTGYIIRTAAEGASDIELDRDVKFLSKLWSGISEKGKTAKAPQLIHEDLALELRIMRDIIEDDIERVRVDNQKSSKRIMNFVMEFMPDIKNRIELYEGERPIFDLYNIEEEIKRALERKVPLKSGGYLIIDQTEAMTTVDVNTGAFIGHKNLEETIFRTNLEAATALARQLRLRNLGGIIIVDFIDMQDEEHKRQVLRTLEKAVERDHVKTSISEVSTLGLVEMTRKRSRESLERLMCEPCQQCNGRGFVKTPVTVCYEIFREISRASRAYDVQKFLVLANQEVIDCLLDEEASSLAELEVDIDKPIRLQVESLYSPDQFDVVLM
- a CDS encoding YhdP family protein — its product is MLKGIITTIRRWLTKLLWLASIVVILFVLLVSVVKLILPYWLDDKETVIELVEQQIGGEFDYQELVIDWTRFRPTVYLQEVSWKSNDHRLQISSERNTIELNLWQSLIDGYLQTESVEVNGVKLSYTLNDLTPEADPNEVSEFSINRLKLALQMHPEILQQRKISLRDVTLTARHQGNSRTLVAPLILYTKLGNERQLIIDARSELFSSGRFVIESVGQPLSENSHVDLYASLEDTDIKSLAKFLNLKQDYPVDLINAKIWLTYEGDRPVEGYSQILASGDQSRIAQLDGAIRFSSDDAGFRIASDRFHLIERVGLNDTEQQTEQEELLVEFDSEFNVTVERNDSGASWDMSADNFPISYLVTSIKPFLPAEHFELASGLEPDGHIHKFHLIAEQSQETFNPIHADIHLSDLLINEYQETPGFKLDQITINDEDGKWRVELFAKNSQLVSSSWLKSPIDIEELSFNGLITSDRQSNIEIDELKVINPDLSIRAEGQVSLTEDSKGQPDVELALYAEATDINISELHRYWPTKGMKQKTVEYLNQSLLGGTVSKAKFLMRGNLANFPYQDGTGQFYIEADTQDVTFKFDPEWPQAEQINAKAIFDNDTMSIVANSGQLLGSQVNQATATIDSFSNDISMLVITVDAQATDASYLALHQNSPLKEDIGDAVTDFVINKPINPTLEITIPLGNDVPASLKGVIPLDGHQISLKDYPLKLDSVKGIVHFTENGAYSEKLRGNLWGNPFSIDVKVDEYTGDDDLVKLDARSNFSAGKVFDANNIQSPLSITGSSELVVRYRVADNANQSLIMRTDLKGTEIIGPDWLSKQKEEAADVLITLFESNGKVQSRAIYRNSISSQLKFSSDDINDVNGVIAVGNLATAKIPAPQNGVAIRGEFNEIKSYDWINSLQLKSGGAFSWPKWINDIDIKTPSLDVAGQKLHEVHLTDEQLAGQYLRFRMTAKEGKGSLTFYDDGRKHVVVDELDIVLEPFSKLSDDDIHLEKSALYNWQLECASCRINGIDTGVLTLVTQKTEQGVSIQGDSKIEGLLSAYLEGSWKGDLSKVNITFTSPNAGRLLQRWGYGDGIRDTSTEGKLELSWQGGWHQFELNKSNGSFTVNTGQGVVRELSDRQARVFSLLSLQSLRRRLSLDFRDLFEDGFFYDSINGNFTIKQGVVHSDRVSINGATAEVTITGSTDLVNNTVDQNVVVIPKLGSSLPVLAGWAIEPTTGLIMLLINKIFEPVLDVVVRIEYNIKGDLSNPEVIEVDKKSKEIVVPDEEVLDEAEDKPIVESELILNEEAQETQLPEQQKDRTDSNGEELDASSEQQKEDDGNE
- a CDS encoding carbon-nitrogen hydrolase family protein codes for the protein MNKQLVVGLVQMTSSSRIEDNLERAEAIIEQLVEQGAEVIVLPESFALMEKYNGQKLEHLEQHGNGLIQSWMSSIARKQKVLLVGGTIAIQSDIESRPYARCYIYDEQGIELTHYDKIHMFDVSVKEGESYSESANTLAGERPVVFEWNNIKFGCSVCYDLRFPELYRYYQTHNVDVILAPSAFTLATGKVHWKLLLQARAVENLAFVVAPNQTGTHDNQRKTYGHSMTVDPWGAIVGELAEQQGGLLCNLDLSKIETIKEKFPVHQHRKLMS
- the tldD gene encoding metalloprotease TldD, translating into MKSLLEQVETNLFQESDLHLENLQTAILKLHAFDIDYSDIFIQEVQHQYWQLEDGIVKDASFNLNKGLGVRAIEGEKTSFAYANQLQLQALENAITAASSMSRSGQEKVIAFNVLTPQSLYTSKPVLFDVAQQQKIDLLRELDAKARHLDEKVQQVIVSLSAVDEQMLVLASDGVVAADIRPMIRLNVSVIVEHQGRRERGSAGLGGRYGWQELMQADLNGLAKTAVTQALINLEAIDAPAGMMPVVLGSGWPGVLLHEAVGHGLEGDFNRKGSSAYANKIGQQVASSLCTVVDDGTLPNQRGSLSVDDEGTVTQSTVLIENGVLKGYMQDKHNARLMGQSATGNGRRESYAHLPMPRMTNTFMKSGDSDPEEIIKSVKKGIYAPNFAGGQVDITSGNFVFSASEAYLIENGKITAPIKGATLTGNGPEVLKRVSMVGNDSKLDPGIGVCGKDGQSVAVCVGQPTLKVDQMTVGGTKV